The genomic region CAACGTtaaccagcagcagctggagAAGGACAAAGTGGATGAACCGAACCATGAGTACCAGTATCGAAGTAAGGTGCAAGATCAGCAGCAACGTCCTCAGAATGAAAGCTCCGTCGAAGGTTCCCCGGAGGATGAAGCGAAGCTGGAAGATGAGTTTGTGTTTGATGATACACACGAGCGACATGTGATGATGAGCTCCGGGAGTAGTAATAAGCGTTGGTATCAGGAACCACCCGGAGGCGCCTATCCCCCACAGCACGGTGGAGGTCAAAAAAACCATCCTTGGAATGTGAAGGACGGCTGGGTGACGTTGGAAGCGGTTCCGTGGTCGGAGAGCAAGGTTTCCAAATGGCACGCGGCCTCAGTGTCGGAGGTGAATAAACATCATGGATCGAGCAAGGGTCAGTATCCTCCAAACCAGAGCTTGGGGAACTACTGGAGCGATGAGAGCGTCGAAGAGGCGTCAAAGTATAAACCAGCCGTGCCGTCACCGAGTTCTATCGGGTCCTCGAGTTACTACCAGTCTGTGGATGGTCCAGGAGCTGATGAGTATGTTTCGCCATATGGTGGAAAAAGGCAGCCAACGAACCGATTGCCTACACCCGAATCCTTATATAACCGCCGACGGCCAGCTCACAATGAACGTCCAGACGATGATCGTGGAAGTCGTCCCTCGTCTCATCAATCGCAGGACGGTTGGTTCGAGCATCAACTCCAGTCAAGTCCGTACGACACGATGAAGGCATACCACGACCAGAGCTCGTCGGTGGGATCCCCAAACCGAGACATCATCACCGACGGTCGTCCCGCCAACTTCCCGAAGTACGCCCAGGATCACCCAGCGCACCCGGGATACGGTGGGGTAACCAGTTCTCCCCCGCAGAACCTTCGCGGACGACCCGTTTCCTATCCGGACAATGGAAACGGCGAGTGGGTACTCATCTCCACCACCAAGGGCTATCAGTATCCGAAGCGACGCCATGGACAGCGAGCGATCACCTTCACCCCGGCCACCTCCACCAGTCACCAGACGGTGAAGTTGACGGTATTGCCGATGAAAAATGCCGTCGACATGACCACCTCCCACAACGGGCTTATCGAGGTGTCCTCCTCCACGCAGACGGTGGAGGATGCCGTCAAGCAGCAAAAgaacaagaacaaaaacaaacgacaacAACCGACGCCAACGCCGGTCATCCCAAAGAGGAAGAAACATGCATCAGCAGTAGGTCAAGCCGTGGCAGCAAACACCTACTCTGTGATGCGTCGAGATGCAGCGCAGGATAGCTCAGCCGTGCTGGCTGCAGTGAGCGCAGGTATGGTACCGGCCACGATGGCCATATTGGCACCGATGGTTCtcgggaggaagaaaaaataaataccgaCATGAAAGGGAGAGCAGTACAACAGAAGTCGACAAAACGTTGTAAACTCAGTGAgagatgaaattatttatttattccataGTACGTAAAGGTAGTATAAATAAACTCGTTTGGATAAAAAAATTGATCTCGTGAACGAACCACACACCGCGTCGACATGAGCATCACGAAGATCGCACACAGGGATTCCTTACGAAGGGCGGTCCTAACACCCCGAGAGACCGTCAAAGTGAATCCGAGGAACATCCTCCATCACGTATCATCACCACATTATAATTTAATAACCATACCTTCATGTCATcatccatttgttttgtttttaattgttatATTCCTTCGTTAGACTATCCTGAATGGGTTGTAAATAAATGCCTTAAAACAACtgcttatttgtttgtttcggatAACATCCTAGCGTGTAACACGAAAGGGAAAGAATCGACGAACAACAATcgatataccgaaccacttttcctttccatcaaTAGTACGTTCGACGAATCCAAGGAGCCATTGGGCAGCAGTCAGAAAACTATGATACGTGGGTgcctttgatttgatttgagcCATTCAAGGCCTACTGTgctgaaaattgtttgaaccAGTTCATCACCACCACTCTTCTATTTGGGGATGGAGGTACTACAAGATCAGAAGAGAGCTCTCGGAAATACGATCGTCCAGCCCGTCCCGAGCCAGTCGATCGAGATCGGATCGAGAATCCTATCCTCAATCTCATAGGAAAGGTTCAGAACCTGTGTGAGGTGGGATTGTGCTCTGTAACTAATGCTGTCGACGGTGTTCGTTGGTTGGGTTGTGCGGGGGGTGTTGGAAGTGATTCTGTACACCATTTAGGTACCGCTGGAAGTCCATCGTGACGTGCTGGAGGAAGTGGATGCCCATAGCCACCTTCCGCTCGACGGTGTTGCGTATAAAGTCTCCCCAGGTGTACCGGTGTCCATCGCCCCCGGTCGTAACTGCGGTCGTCGTTTCCATCTCCCCCGTGCTATCGGTGGTCGCGTCCGTCACCTCTTCCGATGCAGTGGCCGGCGATGATGCACCTTCTACTACCACAGAGGAATCATCCTTTACACGATCTTCATCCACATCGATCTCGTTGTCAAAGTCGGCGTCGTCCACCTGCACGTCGCGCTTCCGGCGTGGACCATGTTCCGGCACGGACCCATACATATCCATACCGTCCGCACCGTAGCTGCTTCCAACGACGTAATGTGCGTGATGTTCGGGACTGTGCTCCGCCGAGTAGGCTTCCGGATGTGGCATCATCTCGTGTTCGGGCTCAACGATGGGATctgccgctgccgccggtGCGGCTTCCGGCGTCGACAAAGGAGCACTTGGGGTCGGAATGGTTGTGCTACTCGTAGACGGCACATAGGTCGAGCTATAGACAGGTGCTGGCTGGCGAGTAGCTGCCTCGATCGCAACCGATCTCGTCGGGTAGTACGGAGTCGGTGGAGTGTTGTAGTAGAATTCGTTCTGAGACTTTGCCTGACTCGGCTGCACCTGCGCCTGCCGGTTGATGTTCGTGTACATCGTCTCGGGGGCACTCTGGCCATTCGGTGCTCCAGCGTAAGCCCGGTTACGGTACGTAATGTGCGGGTACTTGTTAGCCGAATAAGGCTGCACATGGTAGTACTGATGACCGGTACGAACCGGCTGTT from Anopheles coustani chromosome 3, idAnoCousDA_361_x.2, whole genome shotgun sequence harbors:
- the LOC131260196 gene encoding uncharacterized protein LOC131260196; translated protein: MGKVWRSAWWCCVLWTCLSGVGMLRGETIHFTNSPKLIMASKNYTTYELEVPGSKPITIIEATEPLAGSNQRLDTFPSDPQLLRVGPASTTSFRTSTGISVARPHGEVDDQPPVGGGANSSSRKTLYSPELLNKFLKEYSEKLRNADSLTRKRLNEITMTNNVNQQQLEKDKVDEPNHEYQYRSKVQDQQQRPQNESSVEGSPEDEAKLEDEFVFDDTHERHVMMSSGSSNKRWYQEPPGGAYPPQHGGGQKNHPWNVKDGWVTLEAVPWSESKVSKWHAASVSEVNKHHGSSKGQYPPNQSLGNYWSDESVEEASKYKPAVPSPSSIGSSSYYQSVDGPGADEYVSPYGGKRQPTNRLPTPESLYNRRRPAHNERPDDDRGSRPSSHQSQDGWFEHQLQSSPYDTMKAYHDQSSSVGSPNRDIITDGRPANFPKYAQDHPAHPGYGGVTSSPPQNLRGRPVSYPDNGNGEWVLISTTKGYQYPKRRHGQRAITFTPATSTSHQTVKLTVLPMKNAVDMTTSHNGLIEVSSSTQTVEDAVKQQKNKNKNKRQQPTPTPVIPKRKKHASAVGQAVAANTYSVMRRDAAQDSSAVLAAVSAGMVPATMAILAPMVLGRKKK